Proteins encoded in a region of the Solanum dulcamara chromosome 9, daSolDulc1.2, whole genome shotgun sequence genome:
- the LOC129904623 gene encoding pentatricopeptide repeat-containing protein At1g43980, mitochondrial: MYPFVQRAYRYHTHSLSLYSRLINHCLSFTSLQLLHGKLIKLGINKNTFLGNCCLDLYSKFGVKIDALKVFDEIPCKNIVSWNIWLKVHVQSGDVSSARQLFDEMPERDVVSWNSMISGYASYGLFENALGVFLEMQKYSIRPSGYTFSILVSYVEFAFHGKEIHGNMLRNGVDLSNVVVGNSLIDMYGKLGLVDYATCVFLAMETMDVISWNSLISGCCKSGYVDTALSYFSLMRTCKYSPDEFTMSSVLIGCSNLRSLEKGKQILCLCIKMGFLCNTIVSSAAIDLFSNCNRIEDSARIFKDSNVWDIALCNSMISSYALNSLEENALPLFVLTLRKNIRPTEFTLSCILSCVTTFPVDLGIQAHSLVIKLGFVSDPVVSTSLVDMYCKYGLIDSASNIFNDLLTRDLISWNTMIFGLAINGEPTKSLGLYYELLEVGGQPDRITLTALLLACSYGGFVDEGIAIFSSMEDVYGVRPGIEHYTCVVGMMIRSGKLKEAGDILQNMPREPNSEIWESILLACDIYGDLKETEKVAGKIMELAPESSLPYLVLAQVYESRGRWESLVRVRKEMKERIENKVASYSWISVCNCVIMFQADQFLSCGSKDIGIYSTLRLLTEDTWDKGLCLSVGTGSNSC; the protein is encoded by the coding sequence ATGTACCCTTTTGTACAAAGAGCTTACAGATACCACACACATTCACTTTCACTCTATTCTCGCCTCATAAACCACTGCCTTTCATTCACTTCTTTGCAATTACTTCATGGGAAATTGATTAAACTTGGTATTAACAAGAATACTTTTCTGGGTAATTGTTGCCTTGACTTGTATAGCAAGTTTGGTGTAAAAATTGATGCTTTAAaagtatttgatgaaatacccTGCAAGAATATTGTGTCATGGAATATATGGTTAAAAGTGCATGTTCAGTCGGGTGATGTTAGTAGTGCACGCCAATTGTTTGATGAAATGCCTGAGAGGGATGTTGTGAGTTGGAATTCCATGATTTCGGGGTATGCTTCATATGGGTTGTTTGAGAATGCTTTGGGTGTTTTCTTGGAAATGCAAAAGTATAGTATTAGGCCTAGTGGATATACTTTCTCGATATTGGTTTCGTATGTAGAGTTTGCTTTCCATGGCAAGGAAATACATGGAAATATGCTAAGGAATGGTGTGGATTTGTCTAATGTGGTGGTTGGGAATTCACTGATTGATATGTATGGAAAGCTTGGGCTAGTGGACTATGCTACATGTGTCTTTTTAGCCATGGAGACAATGGATGTTATTTCATGGAACTCATTGATTTCGGGATGTTGTAAATCAGGGTATGTAGATACAGCCCTGTCTTATTTCTCTTTGATGAGGACTTGCAAATATTCACCGGATGAGTTCACAATGTCATCAGTGCTTATTGGCTGTTCTAACTTGCGCAGTTTGGAGAAGGGTAAGCAAATCTTATGTCTTTGCATAAAGATGGGTTTTTTGTGCAACACGATTGTTTCAAGTGCAGCAATTGACTTGTTTTCTAACTGCAACAGAATTGAGGATTCAGCTCGCATATTCAAGGATTCAAATGTTTGGGATATAGCTCTATGCAATTCGATGATTTCGAGCTATGCACTGAACAGTTTAGAAGAAAACGCCTTGCCTCTATTTGTCCTAACTTTAAGGAAAAATATTAGACCTACTGAGTTTACACTCAGCTGCATTCTTAGCTGTGTTACAACCTTCCCTGTGGATCTGGGGATTCAAGCTCATTCTTTGGTCATCAAGTTAGGCTTTGTATCAGATCCTGTTGTTTCCACTTCACTTGTAGATATGTACTGTAAATACGGATTGATTGATTCCGCCTCAAATATTTTCAATGACCTACTGACAAGAGATTTGATATCGTGGAACACCATGATCTTTGGGCTGGCTATCAATGGTGAACCTACCAAATCACTCGGCCTTTATTATGAACTACTTGAAGTCGGTGGTCAGCCAGATCGAATAACATTGACTGCGCTTCTTTTAGCTTGCAGCTATGGTGGGTTTGTGGATGAAGGTATagctatattttcttcaatgGAAGATGTATATGGAGTTAGACCTGGCATTGAGCACTACACTTGTGTTGTGGGCATGATGATTAGGTCTGGTAAACTTAAAGAAGCTGGAGATATATTACAAAATATGCCTCGTGAGCCCAACAGTGAAATATGGGAATCAATACTTCTTGCTTGTGATATTTATGGGGACTTGAAAGAAACGGAAAAGGTTGCAGGGAAGATAATGGAGTTAGCACCAGAATCATCTCTTCCTTATTTGGTGCTAGCGCAAGTATACGAGTCCAGGGGAAGATGGGAGAGCCTTGTTCGGGTCAGAAAGGAGATGAAAGAGAGAATAGAAAATAAAGTAGCTAGTTACAGTTGGATTAGTGTATGCAACTGTGTAATTATGTTCCAAGCAGACCAATTTCTTAGTTGTGGCAGTAAGGACATAGGCATTTATTCAACGTTGAGGCTATTGACAGAGGATACATGGGATAAAGGTTTATGTCTATCAGTTGGAACTGGGAGTAATAGCTGCTAA